The sequence ATCTTCAGTTGTGAAAGACTGAAGGTAATGCATTAGAATTGACTCATTCAGCAGGTCACTGAACTACAGGCAGTTACGAAAAGGAAATGAATCtccaagcaaaaccaaaatagagAACCAAACAGAGGAATGTGTCCAAAACACATCCTGTTTTCAGATCATCCTGTGTGCCCCTGCTTCCAGAAACCAATTTTTAATGTGACTCTAAAGTCCTCCTCAGGCACCAGAAACTCCTTgcagaaaagacatttaagaagGGAAGGCCAGGAGGAAGAGGTGAAGAAGGGTGGCACGTCAGAAGTTCTGTTTTATTGTTGGTGGTGCTTTATGCATTGTGAAGGTATTTTCTTAAACAAGAAAACCTCATTCTCCTTCAGATACCGACTCAGCAGCCTTAATAGATTGTCCCCTTTCCATTGTGCTTGCAGATAAATAAGATACATTTGAAAAGGACTGAAAGGTAGTAGGGACAGCTAAGACTCAAGAACTGACTGTGCTGGTTTATGTTCTGGCTTCACAGGACAGCATGCAGAGGAAAGTATGAGTCAGAGCCTTTCCTATTAAATTCCCCATGATACAACAAGAAATACTTCCAAAATACCTCTATCTGTGTGTCATCACCACCCCAGCACATAAGGCAAAAATGCTCACGCAGCATTACCGTGTTACAAGGCAGTGGCTGTGAcggggagagaggaaaagcaataTAATGGCTTGGGGTACTACAGCACATGGGGCTGTTCTGACAGAACAACGCAGGGCTTTGGGTGCAGAGTGTTGTGAAAGCTGTGTAGTGTCAGCGTCGGGCACAGGCCCTCCCAGCTTGGAGATGTTGCTGTCAGAAAGATATGCCTCTCCAGAACTTCCATCCTCACTTGTGCTCATAGCAACTTCTCAAGTAACTTTTGCTAAATGCATCGGTTCTCTCTTCAGAAAGGCCTTGGCTCGACACGCCCCCGCCGGACGTTTGGGAAGGCTTTTCATACCAAGCGATTTTCATAAGGTCTATCGTGCCACCAGGAGGACTTCTACTGAACTACACTTTTAAATGTTCCAGGCCTGGTTAAATACTACGGTTTGACAGATTATACTTGTGATTATTTTTACTGacttatgaaaaaaacccattttttaaaatttccgctatctgcagtatttttatttctcataggTTCTCTAAATCGATTTAAATACAGAGGCGACAACTAAcagaaattctgcctttttctttttgtctgagGTGGGAAACTGCAAAAGAATATGCACATAGGTAAAACTTCGTGGAACGTGTCATTTAGTATGAAACGacgtgtccagttctgggctcctcagtacaagggAGACatggagctactggagagggtccagcagaggccacaaagatgatgagggatctggagcatctctgatgaggagagactgcgggagctgggcctggttaGCGAGAGAACAGTGAGGggggatctcattaatgcatataaatatttccaagagttgtcaagaggatggtgccaaACTCTTTTCTGTGGCACCTAGAGACAGGATGAAGAGCAATgaccataaactaaaacacaagaagtttcacatcaacataaggaagaacttctttacactgagggtggcagagccctgaACAGCTGCCCGGGCAGGGTGGAGTCTCCTCTCTGGGGACATTCAAACCCGCCTGGACATGTCCCTGTGTACCCGCTCCAGGTGCCCCTGCccgggcagggggtgggactgggggatctccagaggtcccctCCGACGCCAACAATCCTGTAATTCTGTGACCCGCAGGCGATAATTTCGTCAGCACCTAACGCAGAAAGGGAGGGAGTCCCCCCGTTCCCGGTGTCCCCCGTTCCCGGTGTCCCTCGTTCCCGGTGTCCCCCGTTCCCGGTGTCCCTCGTTCCCGGTGTCCCCCGTTCCCGGTGTCCCCCCGTTCCCGGTGTCCCCCCGTTCCCGGTGTCCCTCGTTCCCGGTGTCCCCCGTTCCCGGTGTCTCCCGTTCCCGATGTCCCCCGTTCCCGGTGTCCCCCCGTTCCCGGTGTCTCCCGTTCCCGGTGTTCCCCGTTCCCGGTGTCCCCCGTTCCCGGAGTCCCCCCGTTCCCGGTGTTCCCCGTTCCTGGTGTCCCGCGTTCCCGGTGTCCCGCGTTCCCGGAGTCCCCCGTTCCCGTTCCCGAGGGCAGCTCCGAGCGGGCGCTCCgagcgcggcccggccccgccggcggaaggggcggcgcggggcgggcgctggGGAGGGAGCGCGGCGGAGATGCCGGTGAGGGGCTGGATTACCGCGGGGTCAGCGGGGATTACCGCGGGGTACCGCGCCTGGGGCACCGCGGGGCAGGAGCCGGGCGGGGGGTGATTAACGGAGCGGGGTGATTAACGGAGCGGGGTGATTGCCccgccggggcagccccggggcgggCTCGCTGTCCGTGCGGGCCGAGCCCCGGGTAACGCTGGGCCCTTCTCCTCTCGCCCCACCCAGCTGGCCAAGGACCTCGTGCATCCCTCGCTGGAGGACGAGAAGAGAAAGCACAAAAAGAAGCGTCTTGTGCAGAGCCCCAACTCCTACTTCATGGATGTGAAATGTCCGGgtaagtatttaaaatgtttacgCCTTGCAAAGGGAGCGAAACTAATTTTGAGTGCTGTTCATCCTCATAAAACAGCTGcttattatatatatgtattatatatcttatatacatttttaatttttttttaatttaagtttgGTTTTTCTGTTCTATAGAGATAAAGCTTTGTGtattgctttgggtttttttaataatagaagTGTTTTCAACCTTTTTCAAAAGTTAATGTAAACAatgagctttttatttttgctggagGTCTGGCGTgaggtttttcttgtttgtttttttttttcctttaggaaacCCTTACaagtaaggaaaaaaccaaccctcTGGATTTGCATGTATAAAAAGTGAGATTAAATGGGTGCCTTAAAGCATCGGCAGCACAAGTTTCAAGTAGAAGACAGCATTAAAGATTAAATCCTTTACAAGTTTTCTCTCTCCAAAAATTCCTCTTGGCTAATTAGAAGTAtttttcagggggaaaaattgaaaagcagtgaaaatcCCCTTTTTTAAGCCATGTATAAGTGATTTCATTCTTTCTTAAGTCATGGAATTTGTAAGTTGTAGACAAAAGCGTTGCATGAGGAATTAGTGAAGTTCCTCTGTGCAAGTCTTCTGATTTAAATGTCATGTTGGCTTTATAGAATGCAAGCCAGCAGCTGCCTTATTGGTACCAATGATTAAACAGAAATCAAACACAGGTTGAACAGCAGTGTTTGCATTCACAGCTGCCAGACTGTGTCAACAGCAGTGTTCTCCTGTTACAAGTTAAATATTTCTCCGGGTagaagtggtttttttgtgttcagctGAGAATGCTAATCCAGAACTGCTCCACTTCTTTGCAGGACACATATTACAGGCAAATTAGGCCTtgtcagccttggggctgtgttGATTTTCAGATGGGGAGCCCTAAGTTTCagtttctgtgcttctctgtgcATGTAAGGGAAAGCGGCTCCGTCAGCCCCCAGCCGTGACCTTCGTGTGCCGTGTGTTGGGCAGTGAAGTACAGATGCATTCTTGGGCAGGTGTACTTGGAGGGTCTGACTGACACAATAAAGCCATGCTAGAAATACCCCGTGGAAAGTTCAATAATGCTGTTTTCCAGGGTGCTACAAGATCACCACCGTGTTCAGCCACGCTCAGACAGTAGTTCTGTGTGTAGGGTGCTCAACTGTGCTGTGTCAGCCTACTGGGGGCAAAGCCAGGCTCACAGAAGGTAAGGGGACACGTTGGACTGCCTAAATATTCCACTtacataaatgcattttatagcCTGAGAATATTTTAGCTTTGATTCTGGAAATTGATACTGGGACACTTTGCAAATGGCTTGGAGTTGGCCAGTAAATACATTGTTAATGGACCCCAAATtgggaatttttcttcagattcttgtttttaaaaggcagcTAAACAGCTGCAGTGGCATCAAACACGCTTCATTTTAGGTGCCTTGACTTGTCATTTCCTTCAACTTATGTAATAAAAGCTGCTGTTTAATTCTGAGCTATGTTTAGAGTGTTCAAAAGCACCACCAAAGGAGGAGGGTGCTTTTGGCAGCCTGAAGTGATTGTGTGCCACTGCTACTCTGGGTGGCTTGcctgcttatttttaaacagtagtACTTAAAGCAGTTCCCTGGCTCACATTCCTTAATAAAAAATTGGTTTGTATAAATTATAAGGGAACAAATAACCACTGATAATTATATACAGATAACTGGTATAACACCAGTATCTTGAAATGTACTGGAATCACTtcagggtttaaaaaaaattaaaagccaaaTCCAGATTTCATTCATTTCTTGTTTAAAGGACAAAAGGTAAACATATATACAAATTACATATGGGGTGCTTATACCATGGGCTACTACACAGGGGTAGGGTAAATGAGGACAGAATAGCTGAAGTCAGACTGTGGAGCAGTTGAAAAGGTAGCCACACACCCAGCAGCTTTTTCAGTGTGGGGTTTGTATCACTGAGGAACGGGACAGTAgagtgacattttaaaaggcctctggaagaaaagaaatagtacACCTTGGTCTTATTTTAAGATGAATTATATGACAGCCACGTTGTTCTGGTTGAGCTAGAGAAGACTTATAGTGCTAAATCTTCACCTCTTGTACATGAAATTTGAATTTACTGGATCAGTTTTCCTATTTACATTGGATGGACAGTTTTTCAAGGCAGTCTAACAGTTTAAGGACTATTCATATCTATACTATGTGTTTCCTTTACAGGCTGTTCATTTAGAAGAAAGCAACACTGAACACTTCAAGCATGTGTGTTTGGATCTGTGTTCCTGAAAGCCTTACCAGTTTAAAAATGCCTGTTCCTACAACAATGTAATTATGAttgattttgtaaaaattaCCTGCTATTGCTGACTAATCTGCTGGAATCTCTTTTTCAATAAATGATTTGAAGTGCAGGTTTTTCCTGTAAGTTTGCAGACAACTGAGCtctatttttgtaattttactTCCAAACAGTGGTAAAAGCCTTGGACTTGGCTGCATCCTTCCCCTTGTTAATCATCAACTACAGCAATGTAATGCATATAGTGACAGAATCTGCTTTAAGAGTgcattttgtatattttattactGCAGCTGCCCTAACTGCAAGGGTTGTGGAAGCTGGATAGATTTCAAATGGctcctttgctttcagtgtAATCCCTTCACCGTGTTGGGTAACATGgtgataaataaaaatgtgaagttgCTCACCTGTGTTCAGCTGTTTCTCTGCAATGCAtggtttttccctccctctggtTTGGTCTCTAGACTGCATTTGGAATTCTACACTGAGATTTctatacacaaaaaaaataaaggagtctTTTGCAAAACTCTGAAAGCACTCAGGATAGAGAAGGCATAAGGTATATAAGCAGCAGTAAGTCAGAACTACACTAAGAGCTGTGAATGGCATCTAGTCATTATAAAAACCTGcatattttcagtattaaatactgacagtaaataattaaataataaagaaacagGGGTTTAATTAGTTTTTAAGAGCCAGGCCTTTCTAAATGGCTGTCAaaaatgggttttgtttttaaccatgagaaaacattaaaataaaatcttgcatGTATCTTACTTAACTAAATAATATCTCAAGTTTTGCATCAACATCTCTTTCAAAGGATCAGGTGTCTTGGTGAGCTAATTATTGTTGGGAATTTCTATTTAACCAGTATTCTTtttatgacttttaaaatttgtacAGTTCTAGTcaatgaaaaaaccccaacaaaacctgATATAACAAGTAGTTGCATTTGCAAGgtaagttttatttctgttatttcaagCAGTGAACACTTGTAATTACCAGATTCAAAAAGTAGGTGTTTGCTACAGAAACAGATATACCAATGGCATATACATGTCTTCTAAGGAAAGTACAGTTTTGTGTCAGTGCCATACCATGTTTTCACAATAAAGGTTAAAACATGAGTAAGTCTATCATGAAAACTGCTCTTAATTGACCAGTTTGCCACATGTAAAGCCAGTCCATCCAATAACTGGTTTCAGAACAAAGATCAAAGCAGCACTATTAGTTCAGTTGTGACCTGAATACAGATGCTAAGGCCAGACTGATTCCTAATGTCCCACatctctgccttctcttcctctgccccaAAAGGGAAGAACTCATCATTTAGTAAACACCACAGCAGAGAATGTCAGTGACCTGTTTTGTTCTAGGCACTGGAAGATGAAATACAGACATCATGGCATCTCCAGCACTGTCCATGTGACAACAGaggctttttaaaagccttaaGTTACAGGAGGTACAGTACAAACAACATGGTATGCATATAAAAAACTGGTGGCTGAACATTCTATATGGGGAGTGAGACACTATCAGTGATCTCCTGGTGGTAGAAATGCCTTAGTTCTTACCATTATTCATTTTCATACATCagatatttacatttattagtGTTTCATCACATGCAGACAAGGATAAACCTACACCTTCCACATTCTGAATCTTTGTCTAAACCCACACACAACAGCCAGAGAGTGAAACTTGTTTTCTCCCAAGTGTgcaaaattcttttcaaaaataagtaCCATTTGCAAACAGGTACCTCATACAAGCCAAATATGTTATGAATCCTAAAACAAGTGCTACTTTTCAGATTTTCTATATTCCAAACATTTTGTTTGGTCTATTTCTATTCATGTTCTTGAACAGGAAAACGAGTAACTCAGAGCTTTTTATTCTCATGCCCTGTGTAAAACAAGCAatggcttctgctgctgcaggtttaCCAGGCAGTAGGTGCTCAagagtggggaggaaaaaaaagctgctgtttgtaGAAGATGCTCACCTCCAGTCCTTCTGTACTGGAACTGTCAGACAACACCCAGACTTCAGTGGAAGGGGAGATAATTTATTGCCTGGCCAATGAAAGCTCATTCAGAAGAgttctctctgtttctttactGACTGGATATTcttgagataaagacaattaTTAATGACataattaatgaataaaaaagtGAAGTTTTGGTGAGTGGGccagaaaccccaaacaaatggTTTAGGTATAAGCTTTGACTGTTTTAAGGCACAAGAATGATTAAATTATGAAGAGTAAACTAAAACAGTCCTACTAGCTTCAATTAAAAATGTAGGTAAAACACTGACCcctcaaaatattaaatttcttGGTTTGTCAGTTTTGGGTGATAAATGTTACCACAAGCACCCTGGGAACAGAGGTGGCAGCAGAATGTTCATCACAGGGCAGGTAACAACTATGAAATCAATACTGAAAGCACTAACTTGGGAAAGAGGCAGGTAGAGCTATTTTCTGCTAGCTGTTATCCAAGACATCTTGTTCCCTAAAttcagagaagcagagctgcaAAAGAGTGCAGGAAAGTAAGTACTGGAAGATATTTTGTGACAAGATACTTTATTTTGTCTCAGCCTGGAAATACTGTCTCATGTAACTGCAGGGGAAGTGAGCTGGGGGTTAAT is a genomic window of Chiroxiphia lanceolata isolate bChiLan1 chromosome 12, bChiLan1.pri, whole genome shotgun sequence containing:
- the RPS27L gene encoding 40S ribosomal protein S27-like isoform X1 codes for the protein MPLAKDLVHPSLEDEKRKHKKKRLVQSPNSYFMDVKCPGCYKITTVFSHAQTVVLCVGCSTVLCQPTGGKARLTEGCSFRRKQH
- the RPS27L gene encoding 40S ribosomal protein S27-like isoform X2, translating into MDVKCPGCYKITTVFSHAQTVVLCVGCSTVLCQPTGGKARLTEGCSFRRKQH